The region GTAAGAGAATCGGCGGATTTTGCCAAGTCGAGTTCTCAAGAAACTCGCCAGTGTGAGATAAGCTCTGATTTTCCAGCGATTTATGCCGATCGATGGCAAGATGTCTTTACGTGACCCACAATAAAAAGTGGGCCTGGCAACGAATTGACAGACCCACTTTGGGAGTACGAGTGCTGATCACTCAGGATTTTGTCAAATCCTGACGATTAGCGGCTGCCACGGAACCACTCGCGGATCCGCTCGTTTTTGCGGCGTTCGAGTTCCATCAGGCGGGCAAAGAATCCTGTACGGGTGGTACGGTTGTTGACAACTTCCATGCGGGCGTCGGCCGCTTCAATCTGGCCACCCAGAACGAGGCTGGCGGACATGACCAGAGCAGCAAAAGCAGTGCGAAGCATTGAATTGATTCCTTAGTTCGATCCATCGATCTCTTCTCGGCGATTCATGCCGAAAACACAGTGGGAATATCGACGTTTTGTCCATTCGTCTGAGAATCCCGTTGCTGATCAAGCTGCTAAACGACTTGTCCCCTCACCAAAATGTCGAATTTGCGGGTTGTAATGACACCCGTCATGCGGTGTCTTGCAGCACCTAATTCATTGCCTGAGAATCTCTTAAGGGTATTCAAGTAAAGCAGCGAGCCTTGGGGCAAACTGGAATCAGGTCTCGTTGGGCGACTTATGTTCTGGAGATGACTGCTGCGAGAATTCGTTGAGCATGAAGAGCAGCGATTTGTTGTCGAGGAACGGCTTGTAGCCGAAGGTCGAAAAGAAGACCTTCCCGGCGGGATTGATGAGGAAGGTTCCATGTTTCAGATCGGACGGACGTTCAGCCGTTTCCGGGATAAAGACTCCATACTGCTGGGCAATCTTGTTCTCAGGATCTGACAAGACGGTAAAGTTGAATGCGCCGTATTCCTCAAAGCGGGCTTTGGTCTCTTCGGGGGGATCGGCACTGATCGCCACGATCCGGGCACCCAGTTCCTGAAAGTACTTCAGGTCTTCCTGAAGTCCAAAGAGTTGTGCGACACAATGACTGCAGTCGTAACCATAGTAAAAGACAAGAACGACCGGGCCTTGAGCGAGCGTTTCCTGCAAGGAGACCAGCTGCCCTTCGTGGTTCTTTAACTGGAAATCTGGGGCCGGCTGCTTCAGCAAAGGATGGGGACGCGATTCGGCCACAATGAACTGTCCATCAGCCAGCAGTTCACGCAAAGGTTCGGAGAGCCTGGGCTTCTTGACCGCCTCCAGGTAAGCCTCAGCATCCTGTTTGATGTTCCCCGTGGGGATCAACCCATACTTGAGACAAATCTCCCGGCACTGCTCCAGCACCTGGAGAGATGCGCTTTGAGAAGGGGTCGGAGTGAGCAGATGATAGGTAAAGATCACCCCATAGAAGCTCACGATCACCGCTGCAATGACAAGAAACACCCTCCGACGAAAACGGGTTTGCTGCTGTCGTAGAAGTGCCGTATTTGAGGCTGAGTCAGGAGTGTCAATCGTAGACATAAAACGTTTCCCTGGGTGTAGCCAGTTGATGAATGACAATGATCATTCTTCAGCATGACAGTTTCAGCAAATGAATGAACAGAGCTCGGAGAAAATTCGTAATCGATCGCTTCCAGCCAGGTCGTAATTACTTCGTTTGAGTATTGATATCGAGATCAATCACTCGATCTGTGGGCTTCCAGTTCAGCATAATCGTCGAGGTTTCGGGCTTAAGAAATTCCTTTCGAATTCGCACAGGGGCTCCCGCCGACTCGATGGTGCACTGGTATTCTCCCGGGGGAAGGCTTAAGGGGCCCACCGCTTTCGGCTGAACCAGTGCAAACCAGCCATCGTCGCGGGTGGTGCCAAACCCGCAAAGTCGGAAACTGCTGCCCTCTTTCTGGTAGAGCGAGATTTGAATTTCACTGACTGTTTGCCCATCCAGACGGAGAACACCTTCGGTACCGCCGCTAATCGGCTGGGGGCCACAACCGTGGAAAACTGTGGCCATCATCAGGACAAGACAAACGGCAATCTTCCTGAGGTTTGAAATCGTGACTGTCGAATACATGTCAATTCTTCTTGGATGGGGATGAATACTCATGGCATTGCATTGTGCGGCCATTCTCAAAGAGGGCTGGCGGTTTGTGGGTTTCGTTTTCAGCATGTGTGGATTGAACGAACTAAGAAGCCAGCCCCAGCCAGTTTCGTAGTGGTGGAATTCTTCTCAGAATGACTCGTTCAATCAGCAGGACAGCCAGCAGCGAGACTCCGAACATGGGGAGCAGAATCCCCAAAAGGATCACGAAAAGCATGAAGGGTAGGGCAAAAAGGACTTCATGACGCATCGCGATTTTTGATTCGGCAGGGGCACCTAACGTGCTTGGCGCTCGTCGTCGCCACCACATCAGTGGCCCCGTACAGGACAACAGGATCAGGCCAAGAGCCGTAAGTAAGCCGAGAAGTTGATTGGGCCAACCAAACAGTCGTCCTTCATGGAGGGCAATTCCAATACTGACAACGCGATCAATCCAGTGACGATCAGAGAAAGTTTCGCGAGAGAGAATCGAACCTTGCATGGCGTCGATTTTCAGAGTCTCCCGCCAGGGACGATTCGCAGTCATTGATTTCACGGTCCAGGGCTGTCGCTCAGAAGCGGGTGGAGTCAAGATCACGGGATGTGGCAACTGGAGCGGCTCCACGACTTGTACAACGAGTGGCAACTGCGCCAACGTTTCGGGCGAGACCGGGGCGGCATTTCGTCTTCTGTTCGAGCGATCCGACTTTGTGGGAGATTCTCCGGCGTTCGAGCTGGATTCTCGTGAGGCATGCCCGGCATGTTCGCCATCAGCAGTTGTGGGAACGGTGGGTGATGCCTGTTTGGCCCCGGAAGTAACGGGTCGTGTCTGAGGGTTCTCCGAGCGATTCGACCAATCCTGCTGTGCGACGGACGTGCCCGTGAGCTTGCGGATCTCACGGAAGTAATCACCCCAGAAGTGAGACCATGGCAAACCGGAAACCAGCAGAATGAGTGCAAAGGCGGAGATCCAGAATCCCGTGACTCCATGCAGATCGCGGAGAAAACGCTGCCTTCCACTTGTGAAACGAGGGTAGAGAATCCCGCCGAAGCCACGCAGATGACGGGGCCACCAGAGATAGAGTCCCGTAAGAATCATGATGATTGTCCAGGATGCAGCGAGCTCAACCAGATGAGAACCGTCCTCTCCAAGCATCAGTTCACCATGCAACCGGAATATCTGGCGCATGAGTCGATCCTGTTCGGGAACTGCATGCAAAATGGCCAGCGTCTGTGGATGTACATAGATCCGCCAGTTCTTGCCGGCATCGCTGACGACAATTCGACTGGCATGATGGGGTAAGACGGGAAGCTCATAAGAAACAAAACGACTCTCTGGCTTTGACGCGAGAGCCGCTTGAACTTGCTCTGACAGACTTGCTGGCTGACCAGTCAGCACCAGATGGTTGTATGGCTGATCGAGCCAGTCTTCGATCTCGGCTTTGAAGAGATAGACGATTCCCGAGAGTGACAGAATGATGACAAACGGGACCGTGAAAAGCCCTGCATAGAAGTGCCATCGCCAGACAGTGCGATAGGCAGGCAATGCATATCTGAAGAATTCGCTGGTAGACATCTTCTTAATCGACCTCTCTTCGGAAAGCAGATCTCAGCCCGGCCTTCCCACGCAAAAAAACTGTGTACAACGGCATGCACCAGGATGAGGCATAGGCCTTGCTCATATACTTGAAAAAGTCTATGAGAAAGGGTGCTGTTCTCTACATCTGGTTATGTAGAGAACAGCACCATCAGCAAGCCCTGTTCAGTGACTAGAACTCACCCAGAACCTCACCACCGTTGGTACTGTGAAGTCCACGATGAATTCGGGTGTCAATGTTGTCACCCAGGAAACGTACTGTGCCATCGCCCATGAGTGCATGCGCCCCGCCCACGTGGTAGCTGCGCGGCCCAAAATAGCCGGTAAAGTGAGTCACCACATCAGGAATACGGCTATTCGGTGTGCTATAGCCATTTGTGAGCGTACTGATCGCTCCTGAATGTGCCCAGGAGGTCCCACGGCCTCGCAGAGCCAGACTGGCGGCTCCTCGCCAGTTTGTCATGGTAGGCCATACCGCATTCAGATCCGGGTTTGCGATAAAGCCCTGGGCATTGGCAAACGATGACCAGGCCCCACCCGTGGGAGGCATCCCTTGAGACGTCCCGAGTGTCGTACCTACACCTGTAGAACCATTCATCGTGAGCTGATAAGGAAAGGGGGGTAGGGTACCCGCCGGGAATGTGACATCACTTCCGGTACTACGAACCGACTCACTCATGAAAACGGTGTTCGACGTTCCATCAGTGACATCGCGCATGCGGACATTGCTGTTTTCATAGACGATGCCGTCTGTCTTCCAGCGAAGGTCGTAGTTGGTGCCTGTGCCGCTACCATAACTGACGAAATAGTTCGTACCGGCATAGATCGCACCGCCGGCACCAGTATTCTGGGTTGGCGCAGGATCACTGGGGCAGAGCAACATGGCGAGAGGAGTTGCAAATGCGGCAGCAAAGTTTGGGTTGGGCACCAGGCTACTAAATGGCCCGGTAAATGCTGGTTGAGTAAAGTCCAGAGTATTCTGGAGGACAGCCTGATCAAAGTAAGGGAGTAAACGGGCTTGTGGCGAGAACCCCTGGGTATTTGGCAGGTAATTCTGGGCATTCACCATGGGGAGCATTGTAAAGGTGCTCTCATAGTTATGCAGTGCGAGGCCGAACTGCTTGAGGTTATTACGACATTGCGTTCGTCGCGCCGCTTCTCGCGCCTGCTGAACGGCTGGCAACAGCAAAGCAATCAGGATGGCGATGATCGCGATCACCACCAGGAGCTCAATGAGTGTAAAGGCTTTTCGAATTTGTGAGGATCGCATTGACATGAAACGTTTCCTGTAAAGATTTGAATCGTAATGTTGACTTAGAATTCGCTGACGACTTCACTACCAGAACGTGTGGCAATGTTCCGCCAGATCGTGGCGTCGATGTTTTCACTGGTGAATCGAACTCCCCCATCGCCCATGAGGGTATGGACACCGCCTGTATGCCGACTGCGGGCGGCCTTGAAGCCTTGCGCCACCCAGAAGTAGCAGTCGTAGCGCCGGCTGTTCGGTGTGAAGTAGTGGTTGTAAGCGGTGTTCTCGTACGCCTGACCCGCCCAGACTCGATTTCGACTGGCCACGAAGCGGGCGATACTCGCGGGCCTCGCCTGATCACAATTGGCAATTGTCACACTCGTGGGAGGGCTGACCAATGCCATATGCGTCTGTGCATCAGGACTCTCAGTAGAAGCCGGGTCGGCACCACCAATCCCTAATAGACTTTCGGAGCAAAGAACCGTGTTCGATAAGCCATCCGTACAATCGGCAATCCTTCGCCAGGAGATGGAACTGAATAGACCATCGGCACGGTCGTCGCTCTGACCATCATCACTGATATCGGCCACATTGTTTATCCCAGAACCCATGCAGGCCATATAGTTGGAAGGAGCAGAGTCAATCACCCCTGTGGGACTAGAAACATAGTCCGAGCGATCACTCGGACAAAGATAGGTCGGAATCTTTGTCATGATCGTATTGACGTGCATGGCACGTGGCGGCTGGCCACCTCCGGGCGGATAGAGGGACCAGTTCAGATCCAACTGATTGAGCGTGTTGGCCTGATCGACGTAAGGGAGGATATACGCCAGGAAACTCCAGCGCATCGTGGTGCTTTGTGCGACGTTGTTGTGTCCGTTCCAGCCGCAGGGAAAGCGGCCGAATGTCGATTCATAGTTGTGCAGAGCGAGGCCAATCTGCTTGAGATTGTTACGGCACTGCGTTCGCCGGGCTGCTTCCCGAGCCTGTTGAACGGCGGGAAGCAGCAGAGCAATCAAAATGGCGATGATCGCGATCACCACCAGGAGTTCAATGAGTGTGAAGCCTCGGTGACGAGGAGTATCAGGAACTTTCATAAAGAGGTCTTTCTCGGGATCAATGTTGTATAGATAGTCACTTGACGACCGGCGCACTTTGAGTGAGTAGGTTTCTACCCTGCGGCCGGAGTGACGGTATGAACGATACATGCCAAACTCAGCCTGCAATCATCAGCGGGCGATGTTCAGCGTGAGTGTGGCGGCGTAGTGAGAGCGTTCGTACTTCTCACCGGTTTCGTCATCAGCGGCATGATGGACGACGACCAGGTAGTAGTTGGCTTCCGCCGGTGTGAACGTGGCCTTGCCAGAGGCATCGGTCTTGCGTTCAAAGTTTGGGTCAAAATCGGCGGCGAGCTCTGCACCGCGGGGGATAAACGACATGGTCGCATCGGCCAGCGGTTTCCCCTTGAGAAGCACCTGAACTGTGATCGGCTCGCCCGCCTTGGCTGTGGCCGGATTGCTCTGCGGTACCAGTTCGATGGGCTGGCCCAGCGGCTTCAAAGGATCGACACCTCCAGCCTTTTCACCGACCTGGAAGTAGCATTTCGCGTTGCGATAAGCGCGCGTGGTGCCGTGGATCGTATCGAGAGACTGAGCAGCGACATAGAGGCCCGGCTGATGGGCGACCTGCCGCACCGACCAGAAGCCTTCTTTTGCGGCATTACCAATATCGGCCACGCGCGACTTGAGATCCTGCTGGTTTCCATCGGGTGAGATCAGGTCAAAGCTGACCTTTTCAATGCCGATCTTGCTGGCGAGTTTGAAATCGCGGTGTTCGTTGCCGTGATTACCGAGCATGAGATCGATATGAACCACTTCGCCGGGAGCTACCTGGGCGACATTGGTCTGAACCCAGGTATCGTGAGCGCTAGCGATGGTACTGATAGCCGCCACGCTTAAAGCCAGAATGGCATGTGCCAGAATCGAAGTCGCACTTGCCTTATGATTGATCATCATTAACGAAGCCAGCATACAACCCTCCTCGGGTATTGAGATGTCAGTGAAATTGAACGAACTCTCAGGCCATGCAGAGCAAGACCATTCGTGAACTGAGACTCTCGGGGCAGAAAACGACCAACACGCACAAAGCGAGTGCGGTTCAAGCCATCAGAGCGTCTGCCCGGGGCATCCAGAATGGGGCGGTTGATGGGCTATTCATTGCCCATCAACGCATGGACGATCTCGTCTCGTGTGAAGCTCAATTGAGAGCGCAGCGAGTGCCAGCAGAGCCGAAACTGCGCACCAGGTCGAGATTCAACGATGGCGTTACATTGCGGATAAGGCAGGCTTGCTCAGAGCCGCAAGCATGGCACTTATCTTCGCTGGAACGCGAAATCGATTGAGGATCTTCGGCGCAGTAAGGCACACGGAATGAGATCGTGAGAGAGCGTTCAACCGGGAGGAGAGAGCCGGTTGTAGAAGACTTCACAGGGAATTCCCTGCGAAGGAGCGAAGGTTGACTGATGTGGTGACCACGGTTGCCACGACATGGCGATCGGTGGCGTGGTCAGGGGCTCTGTGAGCATGGTCCACATGGAGCCGGCACCTTGACACTTCAGAGTATCTAGCCACGGTACCGATGAAGTTGGTGCCGATTCTGGCTCAGACAGCGACGACTTCTGGGCCTGCAATTGACTTGCTGATGGATTTGCGGGTGAGGAGGGAGCACAGCAGGCAGGCTTGCTGGCAACAGGAACGGGCTCTGTTTTGGTGCCTTTCTGAGTGACCGAGCAACAGCTTGAAGAGGATGTGTTCTTAGTTTCTACAAGAATTGTTTTCGCAGTCTTCGGGGGAGTCAATTCGACGGAAGATCTGCGTGAGCAGAGAGTGCCATCGTCTCCGCGAGCCGCCTGCATGCGGAGTTCGCGTAAGGAAGTCGAAATTTGCGATCCGTGGGCAGATGTTTTTTCGGCAGTGTTTTGCAATTGGGACGATCTGGTTTTTCCCATAGAACAGCATGAGGAAGCCTGGGAGGGAACTGGTGGAGTTGGCTTCTCCACGAGAGCTTCCGGGAGGTGCATGCCATTGAGCTTCGCCCAGAGTTGTCGTTCCACGGGTGTATAGCAACAGCAGTTTTTCCAGCATTGCGTCGCCGAGGCACAGCCACATTTGTGACCTGCGCAAGGGAATGCGCCGCCGGACATGAGACTCAGCGAGTTGGTCGAGAATCCCCATGCGCCGATGCAATAAGAGACAATGAGCAGGACGCCAGTGAGTTTTCTTCGCCAGTCGCCAGTGGCCAGTTCCCGGATCATTTTTTGACCGGCACCCCATACGACTAGACAGAATGAAACGAAACGTTCACTCGCAATCTGGCATCGATGGTGGGTTGAAACCAACGGGCGGGACATAAATATCTGCTTGGGCACCCTGACGACGGAGTGATCGCATCATTTTTGCTCGACTGAAACTCAATAGTTTATCCGCGTGCATGTGGATTGGAATCTTCCACCAGCTACGAATCAGCGAATTCCCATGGATGGGACATCATAGCGAAGTCTAAGGCGAGGGTATCGAAATCACTGTAACATAATACTGAGACTAGCTTTGCGTTTCTTCCTGTGGTTTGGCCTCGGCTTCGTTCGAGGATTCAGGAACGATGCGACTCACAAGCAGCCGGTCGATCCGCGGGCCATCCATATCGACCACTTCGACGCGGAGTTGGCTCCATTGGATGATATCTCCAATTTTGGGAGGTCGCTTAAGCAGGGCGACGACCAGTCCCGAGATGGTGGCAATGCCTCGAGGAGGAGGTTCAGGCCATTTGCTGAATTCCAACGCTTCCTGCAGTTCATGCAGGTTCAGAGCAGCATCTGCCAGCAGACTGCCATCAGCACGTCGGACAATCAGTTGCTCGTCATCGCGGCGATGCTCGTCATGAATTGAGCCGACGAGGATTTCCATGACATCTTCGAGGGTGACCATCCCTTCGGTACCACCATATTCGTCGAGCACGATCGCGAGTTGAGTCCGCTCTTTCTGGAAGAGTTCGAGCAGTTTCGAGATGGTCAGCGTTTTGGGAATAAAGAGCGGGGCGCGCATCACCCGGCGGATATCGAGAGACCTGCCCAGATAGTTTTCGAGAAAGACGTCTTTGATGTAAATGAAGCCGACAATCCGATCGATGCTCCCTTCGCAAACAGGTACCCGGGAGAAGCCCGACATGGCCATGGCTCCCAGGACTTCTTCGGGGGGTGTATCGACGTCGATCGCATCAATATCGATTCGTGGCCTGAGAATTTCGGCGGCTGTCCGCTCGCGCATTTTTAAAGCCTGCTGGGCCATCTGCTGTTCGGCCTCGTGCAGAATTCCGGCTTCATGACCGGCATCAATCAGGTGCTGAATGTCTTCGACCGAGACACTGTCGCGGATCTCGGTTTTCTGGCCCAGAATGAGCAACACGGATTTGGTACAGACGCGCAGGAACCAGACAAATGGCTGGGCAATGGTCTGGAGAAGTACCATGGGCAAGGCCACCCAGCGGGCCATGAACTCAGCATTCTGCAACGCGACTCGCTTGGGAACGAGTTCGCCCAGAATCAGCGAAAAGAAGGCAATCCCGACCGAAATGACACCCAGAGAAATCGTTTCACTACGCTGCTGAATCCAGGAAACAGGGATTTGTCCAATGAGATGCGAGACCTCGCTGATGAAGCTGGCACCACCAAAGGCGGCGGCAAACGTACCGACGAGTGTGATCCCAACTTGAACAGTGGGTAAAAACCGATCGGCGTCACTGGAGAGCTTGAGAGCCGCTTTGGCACCACGATCGCCTTCCTGTGAAAGCTGTTCCAGCCGCCCGCGTTTGGCAGTCAGAATCGCGATCTCCGCACCGGCGAAGAATCCGTTGAACAGAATCAGCAAGAGGATGAGAGCCAGCTCGCCGAAAAGTCCCCATTCCACCCTGTTCGCTCCCTATTCAGGCCGGTCTGCCATACCAGCACTGAGAGTTCTCTTCCATCCCCTGGGCCATCGGCCGTTTCATGCCTGCCAAGCGTCTTCTAAGGAGTAGGAAAATGCAATGGGTGATTGCCAGAAGTCGCGAGACTCCCGGAATTTAACTGCCATCAATCCATCGAGGTGTATGGATCTGTCTTCGTGGTAAGAGATGCGACGGGCGTGCAGGAACCCTTTCGAACGGAGAGTCACCACACAACGGCTGCGTCTTGATGGGCGATGCAACCGCCACTTACTTCATGGCGAATTCATCTTTCACGGTGAATTCATGTAATTTGTCAGAAGTTTGAGGTTTGCTGGTGAGCTTCTGGCCTTGTGAGGAGCCCACTTGTGGCCTGTAGATCGAGAGTCGAGCCAGCGGTCGTTTACGAACTGCCTGATAGATGAAGACGGGGAAACCCATGAAGGTTGGTGCCTGTGGATCTTCGAGCAATTCGAGGCCGAGTCGGCGGTAATATCGGTTCAGGCGTGTACGCGATTGATAGATGGTGTCACCGAGAAAACCAGGCAAGCGCTTGCCGGTCGCTGCGTAACTCCAGCCATTGACTAACGATCTCAAGCCGTAGATGCGGGTTTTCCAGTTGGGATGCTTGGCGGCATAGAGCAAAAAGTAGCCCGCCCCATGAAAGGAAAAGCGAGCCATGCCACCGGGCTTAAGCACACGAGCCATCTCTTTCATGGCGATGGCAGAACGCGTGTAGGGCAAAACGACTTTCGAAATCACGCCGTCAAAGCTGCTGTCGGGAAAAGGGAGATGTTCGGCAAACCCCTGGACGGCTTCCAGTTCATACGAGCGGACTGTTTCGACACAGGCGGGATCGGGATCGATGCCGACTGGCTCGTGACCTCTTCTCAGCAGCTCCAGCATCTGTTCTCCCGGCCCACAACCCACATCGAGAACCCGGCTGGCCGGTGGAAACTCAAAATGACTGAATTCATGCAGATGATAAGGTTCAAGAATGCTCATGGATGACCCAATAGGAGCTCGTTCAGACAGATGTTCACGAGATGGAGAGCTGGTGTTTATTCAATGTTTCCAATATGCGGAAATGTAAAAGTATTATGGCACATGAATTGATCTCGGGAGGACGGCCAGAGAATTCAGATGGAATTCTCTGCAGGTGTAGGCAGGGTTGTTCGTTCGGTTTGGTTTTGGATAGGGCCTCGCATCTCACATGGGAAGATGTGACGAGGCCAATCCAAGGTGGGATTCTGGCTGAAGGGTTGCTTGTGGGTGGTCAGGTTTGGCAGGTTGTAGCGGCTGTAGGAGTTTGCGCAGCAGAAATTCGGAAAGATGTGGCGACTTGTGCAGAGTGCATGGGGCCACAATGAAAATGAATGCCAAGGGGAGACAGATGGCGAAACTACTGGTTCTGTATTACTCGACTTACGGACATGTGGAATCGATGGCGGGGGCTATTGCTGAAGGGGCTGGGAAAATCCCGGGAGTCGAAGTCACCATCAAGAGAGTGCCGGAACTCATGCCACCCGAAGCGGCTGCCAGAGCGGGTGCCAAACTCGATCAGGCGGCTCCTTTGGCTGATCCCAAGGAGTTAGGCAACTACGACGGCATCATTTTTGGAACCCCCACCCGGTTCGGGAATATGGCCTCGCAGATGCGGAACTTTCTCGATCAGACAGGTGGGCTGTGGGTGAAAGGGGCACTGGTGGGCAAGGTCGCCAGTGTCTTTGCCAGTACAGGGACTGGTGGCGGAAATGAATCGACGATTCTGACATTTATCCCCACGCTGCTGCACCATGGAATGATCTACGTGGGGTTGCCGTATTCCTGTCCGGATCTGGCGGATATCTCGGAATTGAAGGGTGGCTCTCCATATGGTGCAGCGACGATTGCGGGTGCGGATGGATCGCGCCAGCCTTCGGCTCGTGAACTGGCAATGGCCCGATTTCAAGGCGAGCATGTGGCCAAAATCACCGCCAAGCTGTGTGGTTAACTTCTATTTGAGACTTCCTGCCGGCGGGTGTGAGTGTGATCAAACGCGACTCGCACCGCTGGAGGTGAAGACTTTGCATCAGAGGATTTAGCTGCGCCGATTTTCACCACGAAGTATGGGCTGCAACTCTTCGACAAAGTCGTTGACATCTTTGAATTCGCGATAGACGGAAGCAAAGCGGACGAAGGCGACATGATCGAGTGTTCGCAATTGCTCCATGACTCGCTCGCCGATCTCTCGAGAGGGAACTTCCCGATCGAAGTTTTCGTAAAGTTCCCGTTCGATGGCTGAGATAATCTCCTCGATGCGCTCCGGGGAGATCGGTCGTTTGTAGCAGGCTTTTTCGAGGCCTTGTGCGATTTTATCTCGATCAAAAGGGACCCGGCTGCCATCTTTCTTGATGACGCGAATGGGGGATTCCTCGATTTTTTCATAGGTGGTAAAGCGGCGGGCACACGCCAGACATTCCCGCCGACGGCGAATCACGAAATCCTGACTTGTCCGCGAATCGATGACCTTGGTTTCGCCGTGGCGGCAGTATGGACACATCATGATGAGTGGTTTGCATCCCTGAAGATCGCGGACAGCCTGGTGACTGCAATCGCGAGATGTTCGAAATTTCTTTCAGGAGCTCATGCCGGAAATTCTTGCCAGTCTGAGAGACTGTAAAAACTTAGGATTAAACTCCTTCAGCCACGTTGTTTGATGGGTCTACAACCGTACCTCTTTCCCTGAACAGTGAGGGTAACGTCTCGTCTGGCTGTATTCCAGTAGCTTTCCGGTCAAGGGTTTAAGTCGAATGACCCCATTCATAAAAAACCCGGGGGAAAGAAATTCCCCAGAAAATTCATTCCTAATGGAAACGACAGAAAATAACTGTAAACACTGGCGCATCTCCTTGTGAGGAGTGTGCGTTCAACAGGCTCCGTGATCCGTGAGTGATGCAACCCGCCGTCAAGTTCCGAAACTCAACGAAGAGCAGTTCGCAAGCTGGCACCACCAGTTTGGGAGTGATCTGAGAGTGTTTCTATGCGGGGTTCTCAAGGATCCCGAAGCCGCTGAAGAGGCACTTCAGAGAACCTGGGTGAAGTTGTGGGAGAGTGGTGCTGCTGTCGAACCTGAAAAGATTCGCAGTTGGCTGTTTCAAGTGGGCTTCCGGGAAGCGCTGCAGTTACGCCGATCTCAGCAATTGCAGACACGCAAGCTCTCGGAGTGGTGTTCCTGGAAGAAGACTCAGGGTGTTTTCACCAGTGAGGGGGCTTCGGAAGGATTGTCAAGACGAATATCTTCCAATGTCGAATTTGTGGATCTGCCTGCTGCGGAAGAGTCGTTGGTCCGAGGCGAAGAATACGAGGCTTTGCGAAAAGCGATTGATGATCTTTCTCTCGAACAGAAAATCGTGCTTCAAAAACGATTGGAAGGCGAACAGACGTTTCAGCAGATTGCCAATGAGTTGCAAGTCCCCTTGGGAACTGTTTTGACACGCATGCGGCTGGCACTGGCGAGGCTCAAGAAAAGCCTCGGTGAATCAAAGTCAAAGGAATCGAGATAAAAGGCGTTCATCGAACGCCACAGGATTGGGATCAAGTTTTGACTCCGTGCGAGTTCATGAATTATGGCTGCTGAACACGAACATCCATCCATGACAGAAAATGCCATGACTGATCTCGATTGGCTGGCCACTCGCTACGTGCTGGGTGAATTGTCTGCCGACGAGGCGTTCGCATTTGAAGAGAGACTGCAGGTGGATCTGTGGGCTTGCGAGGCGGTCGTGCAAGCGACTCGTCTTCTCACAGATGTCGCTGTCAACCTGCCTGAGCCTGCCGATGTGCGTGAGCAGGTGATCGTCGCTCCAGTCGCGGTCACAGCCAAGGTT is a window of Planctopirus limnophila DSM 3776 DNA encoding:
- a CDS encoding hemolysin family protein, which codes for MEWGLFGELALILLLILFNGFFAGAEIAILTAKRGRLEQLSQEGDRGAKAALKLSSDADRFLPTVQVGITLVGTFAAAFGGASFISEVSHLIGQIPVSWIQQRSETISLGVISVGIAFFSLILGELVPKRVALQNAEFMARWVALPMVLLQTIAQPFVWFLRVCTKSVLLILGQKTEIRDSVSVEDIQHLIDAGHEAGILHEAEQQMAQQALKMRERTAAEILRPRIDIDAIDVDTPPEEVLGAMAMSGFSRVPVCEGSIDRIVGFIYIKDVFLENYLGRSLDIRRVMRAPLFIPKTLTISKLLELFQKERTQLAIVLDEYGGTEGMVTLEDVMEILVGSIHDEHRRDDEQLIVRRADGSLLADAALNLHELQEALEFSKWPEPPPRGIATISGLVVALLKRPPKIGDIIQWSQLRVEVVDMDGPRIDRLLVSRIVPESSNEAEAKPQEETQS
- a CDS encoding class I SAM-dependent methyltransferase produces the protein MSILEPYHLHEFSHFEFPPASRVLDVGCGPGEQMLELLRRGHEPVGIDPDPACVETVRSYELEAVQGFAEHLPFPDSSFDGVISKVVLPYTRSAIAMKEMARVLKPGGMARFSFHGAGYFLLYAAKHPNWKTRIYGLRSLVNGWSYAATGKRLPGFLGDTIYQSRTRLNRYYRRLGLELLEDPQAPTFMGFPVFIYQAVRKRPLARLSIYRPQVGSSQGQKLTSKPQTSDKLHEFTVKDEFAMK
- the wrbA gene encoding NAD(P)H:quinone oxidoreductase; amino-acid sequence: MAKLLVLYYSTYGHVESMAGAIAEGAGKIPGVEVTIKRVPELMPPEAAARAGAKLDQAAPLADPKELGNYDGIIFGTPTRFGNMASQMRNFLDQTGGLWVKGALVGKVASVFASTGTGGGNESTILTFIPTLLHHGMIYVGLPYSCPDLADISELKGGSPYGAATIAGADGSRQPSARELAMARFQGEHVAKITAKLCG
- the nrdR gene encoding transcriptional regulator NrdR, producing MMCPYCRHGETKVIDSRTSQDFVIRRRRECLACARRFTTYEKIEESPIRVIKKDGSRVPFDRDKIAQGLEKACYKRPISPERIEEIISAIERELYENFDREVPSREIGERVMEQLRTLDHVAFVRFASVYREFKDVNDFVEELQPILRGENRRS
- a CDS encoding RNA polymerase sigma factor, producing the protein MSDATRRQVPKLNEEQFASWHHQFGSDLRVFLCGVLKDPEAAEEALQRTWVKLWESGAAVEPEKIRSWLFQVGFREALQLRRSQQLQTRKLSEWCSWKKTQGVFTSEGASEGLSRRISSNVEFVDLPAAEESLVRGEEYEALRKAIDDLSLEQKIVLQKRLEGEQTFQQIANELQVPLGTVLTRMRLALARLKKSLGESKSKESR